The sequence TGCCGGCACAAATGCCGGTGTGTGTCTTTTttcgcaggcgtctcgcggTTCATCGAAAATGAATGAAGCGCACCTGCATGGGCCTGTGGTAGGCGTGCGTGAGGTAGTAGGTGAGGATGGCGAAGCACGTGCCGAGAAGgggcgcgaggacgccgatgacgaccgcggcgggctcCCAATTGGGGTCAGCTGTGGCGACTTGCGacaggaagacgccgagcgagacgcTGGGGTTCATCGTCGCGCCCAAGAGCGAGCCAGACAGAATgcagccggcgacgcacagGCCGACGATCACGTCGGTGACTTTCTCAGGACTCACGCCGTAGGAGAGCACCGTGATGGTGTAAATCATCCACCACGTGGGCACGGCTTCTCGAAAGACCTGCGCGCCGTACGACTTGAAGGGCTTCGGGGGCTCCGAGAGGAGCATCTCCCCCAACACCGCGAGCCCCAACAGGCTCCCACACAAACAGCCAGAGACTTGCGCCACGAAGTAGTACAGCAACTCCGAGGTGCTAAAGAGCGGATTCGTCAAATACACACATAGTGATGTCGCCGGATTCAGGTGCGCCCCTAACAACTCGCGAAACAGACACACTAACACAAACACCGTCGCGGCGACCGAAAACGCCGCCCACGATCCCCCGTCCGCCGCCAAGCCAAACGTCGCAAAACTGACCAGAAACAACGTCGCAACGTACTCACACGAAAACTTGGTCGCGTGAAACAAATAGTGATGAAGGCGCGGATTGATCAACACCTCGTCCTCCCCCAGGCGATGCTGCAGAGGCACCGGCAAGAGCACCAAACTCTCTggccacacacacacacatatatatgaatatacaTCTACATACATATTTGCGAAGATAAGTACACAGATACACAGATACAAAGCCACACTGATACATAGAGAGATACACGCATCCACGCAAagcgcgcacacgcacgccGTCAGGCACCTGTGTTCGCACGGACGAGCCTGACGCCGCTTGTGGCTTCTCCGCTAGAGGCACAAAGCTCCCTTGCCTACGGCGTCAGCCTCGAAGTCTCCGAACATCGTATGTGCCTTCTGCGAACCAGGCGGATGTAGACGCCGACACGATGCGTCCCCTGCGTGGCGCAAAGACGCTTGCGGCTCTCAGAGACCTCAGGACAGCAGCTGGGCGCCCCCCGAGCCACGGGTGTCTCACCTTTTCGCGGGATGGGGACTTGATCCTCGACTTGCCCCAGGAACGCGTTGTTGCCGAGGACGCtccggcggccttcgccggaGCCGGGAAGGCCAGGCGGGGAGTGGAGCAAGTCCATCGACGACTGCGTTTCGCGGCTggtcgcgtctgcgccgacCGACAGAGACACACCGGGGCACACACAAAAGCACGAAGCACGGAAGCCCAGCATGAAGGAGTGAGCGCCGCAAGCAGGCGATGTGCTTCAAGTCACACCGTCCTCAGCGCGCATAGAGCAGTGTTACTACGCGACCTGCGAGCCTCTGTGACGCTGGAGTGAACACCTGCGTGTGGCGGGCGAAGAAGCCTCCCTTCGAAATACAGATGCAGCGCTGTTCACGCCAAGCCGCCTTTGGCTCGCCAGATAGAGAAGTGCAAGCAGCCAAACGGAGGCAGGAAAGCGATTCGGCTACATGCCGCGGTCAGATCGCGCAAGTCAGGGCCGCTCAGTCAGGGTGGGTTCCCTCCGGCGGACTCATGTCTTTGTCGCTTATATAAATGAATTAGTGCCTGTCAAGTGTAACGTTGACACCTATGAGATGCCTATTTTGAACGAAATCGAATAGTACTatacctaagaagactacaaacctGATGCTCAGATACGGGGACGCGCCCATGTTAACATCGTCTCCTCCGCACAAGCCATCGTGCGGCGCCTGAAAGGGATCCGAAACTCACGTGGGGTACCTGAGAGCGTCTCGCTTACGTGGGAGAGGgcctggcggcgctccaTCGTCTGAGCCGAGTGCGCGGTCGCGAGGCACCACGGAGACGCGTTCCCCGTTACGATCCGAAGCCACGCTCCCGGGCATTGCCGCAGGAAATTACGCTGCGTGGAAAGTTCCGCAGAATAAGCGCTCGACAGAAGAGATCACGATTctgagagaaagagaacaaGGAAACGCAGCCGATGCGAAGCTGACTCCTACACCTTGTGCGGTGGAAGAACCCCGTAACAGTATCAGCCTCTCGTGCCTTTTactgccgcagcagagctgGCCGTTCTCCGTCAATCGGCAAAGAACGAGAAATGCCAACGCCAGGAATGAATTTGCTTCTTTTGCAAATGTCTAAGTTGTTGATATTAAAGGCCGCGGGCACCCCCGTTGCTTACTGGCACAGGCAGTTCTtcgctgtacgtacaccttTGCATCAGTATTCTCCAGTTAGCCGATAACGAACTCCGGCTGAGTTTTCCGTCCGATAAGGCGCGCCTTCATCACGCAGCTGAGGGACCCTCGCAGAAGAGCAGATCTCCCGGATCCGCGCGCTGTTGTGGATTGGTCGGGTCGCGGatcgtgtgtctctctgcctgATTCCCCTCTGAAACGATTTACGTCGCACacgccggcgctcgcctcgatGGGAAACCGAGCAGCGGGCGCGACTCCTGCTCCCTGGCTGTgtcgctcttcctccgcgaggGACTCTAAAAGATCTGAGAGGCGGTCGCAAACTATGCATTCGATACGCGATCTCAGAATTCCCGTAACTCCCGTAGTGCGCTACGTGAAACAGAACTGCTGGCGGGTGATGGACGAAGGAGGGAAGCTGGGACGTGTGCTCACGGAATGACACTAACGTGGACGAAAGGATACGAATGCGCACATGACACACTACGTATATATTCACTAACACGCGGAAAAAGCATATGCTGTCAGATTCGTAGATGCAGAGGACGCGGTATCTCGCTGGCGGTGGACAGTCCACGCAAGAGCCCAATCGAGCGCATTACCAAGAACAAAAGAACTGCTTTGGGATAGACAAAATCTGGCACAACTGCCAATGTGGAGTTCTTCCTTGTGCTGCTGAAAGAAAAACTTGCAGTTTTCCTCGCAtctcgctttcctcttcgcagTTTTAAGCGGCGGCGTGGTTCTGGTCTGTGCCGCTCTTTTTAGAACGCCCGACACCTGTTTCCACGAAAAGGGATCTGGATATAGCGGTAAGCCCAGTCTGCTCACTGAAGAAGACCGCACCTTCATGCCAAAGGTCAGTAAACATGCTGTGTCGCGAAAGGAGAGGATGGAGAAACGGAGCCTGCCGAAAAAGGGAgaacggcggcagcgaagcagcTAGCAGGTGACCTTGCCCCACTCCCGGCGGCCGCTTTTAGCCTTCCACGTCACATTGGAGAAAAGGACAGGAAGAAAGGGATCTGCAGACTGGCTGGAGACGGGTGCAGGCCAGTCTGTCACCGCCAATGGACGTGCAAGCAAAAGCGGGGAAAATGTACCGTGTCTATAGAAAAGTGTAAGAATCAGTTGCGCCTCGTAGACATCTTTGCGAAAGACCTTCCCTCAATGCGCGCACACATACTTTCCTAACACACCTTCCGGAGGTCGGCCGGAAGCTCTGATCCGCGATACTTTATCTACACGCGAAGGTTCTCTGGCTTCTGTTCAAGGAAAAAGACCTTCCGCTAGAAACACACTCGCGGCTGCAGTTCTAACAGCTGAGGTGTGCGCGAAgcgtcgctgcagaagaaCGCCAGTCGAGTGTGAAAGAGGTCAGGTGGGGCGTCGCTCCGTCCTCCCTCCATTTGTCACACTGTGGTGTGTCTAGTTTCGTTTttgccttctcctcgctttTCTTTGCACCCCTCCTATATGCGGGCATCTCTCCCATTTCCCTGTAgccggcgcgtccgctgtcTTCCCTGTACGTCTTCACTCTTCCTCTAACATTCCGTCCCTCTCCGTCGTTGCACAAATGTGTTCATCGTAgtcgcttcgccctccttTGCCGGGTTATGCAGTGTTTCGAGAATGGTCGTTCTTCTTGCATCTGTACAGCCGACAGAGAGTAACACGTTTTGCCCCTCTCCTACTCTGGTATCTCAAACCGCAAAGAAGCTAAGGGGGAAAAACGGAAGGGATCTGGCATTGGAGTGGCATGGAAAGGCGTTTCATGCCCTTTAGACGTCTATTGGTGTGTCGGTAGGTTAGTGGTGACCCTTGTCTTCACAAAACGCTCGTCTGTACAAAGCCGCCACAccagcggacgcgcgagtCCGTCCACGGTCCACAGAATTCCCACACCGCTGCCACGATGAGCGCTTTTGGACTCTGCTGCGCAGCATTTGAGTGGGACTCTCCCTTCCGTCGGTCAACTGGTGTCCACTAGCACGCACGGATGGAGTCGTGTGGCTTGCGACAAGCAAATAGGAACGGGCCTGTAGCCCCGGGAGTCGTACATAAGTGCAGAAAATGGATCCAAACGCCTCGTCTtagggcgccgcggcccgtATCCGGAGTGGCCGGCCAGCCGCAGTGTGCCTTGGGCTTCTGGTATCCCCTCAGAAACGAATGACCCACCGGGCGTGCGTAATATGGATATCCAAACAATGGACGAAGGCCTGCACTCCTCCTTTGCCGCCAAATTTCGTGCCCCGGCGTTTACATAGTAGTTCGTGGGGGGTAGCACTGTCTGCTCCCTCGCAGGCTGCAACTAGGCGCTCGCTCCCCTTCAGCAGAAGGCATACGGTACTGTCCCTACGTGCATCATGTGCTCTTCATTGAGCACAGTTGGCGAAACCAGTTCGACGATATACAACGGAAGCAAACCAGGCAGGGCGCCATGCATTAGTAGAAAGGGTCCTGCCGCACTCCGGCAGTGCTTCCAACATATCGGGGGCACTGATCTTGCCTGCGTTTTGAGACGTCACGAAGACGGCTCTCCGCCTCTAGCCACCACGAACACATTGATATCGGCTTCAGCTATCCTTCACAGACCGTCACGACAATCCTGGTGATTGGAAAGAAATTGAGGCACATAGGGCTTGACCTTCCAGTGACGGTGTAGAGGTGTGACGATCAGCAAACGAAATACACCTGCAGCGTGCCTCCGTCTGCTCACACCTGTTCCTACAATGTGCACCCTTCACGCGGGTGCTGTAGCGGGATGACCGAAAACCATAAGCCATCAGTGTTTCGGCTCCAAAAATTTCTGGTTCCCCGTAACCGCAAACCCGCCGAGCGACCCTTCCCTAGCTGCGTAAGAGTGTGGTGTACTTCCTGCTTTCCGGGGACACGTTGCCGACGCACAGCACGACAACTGAATACACTCAGCGATGCTATTTCACGGTACGTAGTGGCATACTATATGCATAGGTTGCAATCGCAGTAGAGAACGGCAGCACATCGACTCTACAATGGGGGATCGCGCGAACTATTATTGTGCTCATAGACAGACCTCAACACGCCCGAAGCCGCGTGAGCATCTTCGCTTCGTACAGAGAGAGCGATTATGCGCTCTCCTGGGTACGCTGGTTTCCCTGCTGGATGGGTCTTACTCTTCGGAGTGCATTTTGCCCAGACCTTGTAGGAAGACCACACTTAGCCCGCGGCCCCAGCATACAGCGTTGTCCCCAGAGAGTCAAGATCAATAGATCCCGTTCTCCTGAGCGTGCGCAACACAGGTGAAGTGCTGCGCTGAAATACTGCGCAACCAAGACCGACTTCACCTGTTGTACGAGCACCTTATGTACACAATCTGCATCGATGCCACGTTTGACAACTCAGGCCTGCCGAGTTGCGCTTTTCTCAGGCGCATATACTGACAAAGAACTCTTCGGCCTCCATCTCTCTTTGGGAACAAGGCGCAGTGACGCCTACATGAACGGCACCCGCGTGCTGACACTCTTGGATGCCGCGACTGTGTTGAGGTGGGTCGACCGTCGCCGTGTTCGTCGCTCAGTGACAGTGACACGCCTTCGGATATAGAAAATAGCAACTACACCAGCGCATCGGTATTGTAGTCGGAGTCAGTGATTCACCACCTTTGGGCATCATCCACTCTAGCTGCCGTGGCATGCGAACCTCACACAGCTTGCGTGCAGTGCTGTTGGGGAGCAGGCAAGTCGCTAGGGAGGCTGCATGACTGTTGTTATATGAATGTCTTAACCCGCTTCCCTCTAGATCACTGCGCGGCTCACAGGGCGCTGCGAAAACAGGTGTGCTCTTGTTCCGGCTTAGTCCTCCTATCCGCCGATGCTCTTCGAGTCATCAGTGCGTCCAGCTGCAATCAATCAGGAGGAGTAGCGCAGAGAATCGACGGCATTTCACAGTTCACGAAAGCAACACTCGCACATGACGGCAACTACATGAACTCGACAGTCTGCCACGCAGGTCACGAGCCGCGCGTAGGATCGCCCCAGTTATCCTGTGTCGCATCGACACACCCCGTGTAGTACAATGTGGAACTCTCGCAGGGTCGCCTTCAAGAAACATGCGTTGTTGTGGACTGACCGGCCAAGCGAGTCATCGCGGTCGTTGTACACGTGACCGATTATCTCCGGTTCACTGACTTTCTACACAGTCATCATATATACAGGGTAGAATGCGAATGCAGCGAATTCAAAAGTCTCACGTGAGGAAGCTGCGCGCATATCTCTTGTTTACTCTTCAAGCGTCGTCGTCACTGCCATGTGGAGTGGCCTCCGGCTGTCGGCCTCCCGACTCTTCGCCACCACTCCCCTGGCGTCCTCCGCCACCACTGGCGCGTCCTGAAGAGTCCGCCGTCGCTACGGAAGCTGCGATATCTGCGATGCTCTGTACATattcgtttttctcctcaGACCCTGGAGGGAAATGTTCAGCTAAGCCCAAAGCAGCCCGCACCATCCAAGCCTTCACTGGACGGACGCGAGGAGGGGGCGGTGGAGCTTGCGTGCCGGCGTAGGGACCGTAAATTGGTCTGGCACGAATCCGCCCCTCGTCCAGTGGGCCGTACAGAGGGGCATTCTGAGACCTGGTGACTGGCATCGAAGAGACGTTGGATCCACACAGCACGACCGCGAAGTGCAAAAGCTCAAGCACCGCGTAGAATTCAATTCGTCTATAACCAGGAGTTGAAACCTTGCCCGCCACCACCGCCATAGTGAGGCTCACTACAGATGAACATATGCCAGAATACCCTGTAAAAAATGATTGAGAATCCTGTAAGCGTCTGCCTTGTTTGCCTTCAAATGGTCTGTTTCTGGCGCCTAACCTACGAGCTGCAGCTCGGTTTCTCTCATATCACTCGTAGTCCATAAGCCCCGACAAGCAGCCCTGTCCTCGAGATCCGTCTGGCTCTGCAGAATACGTTAGTTTGTAACCCTTCGGCTGTGCAGAAAAATCACCTGTAAATTCGGCGAAGGTGCTGCCCGGCTCGTACTTACAGATACGACCATGTAGCGCGGCAGCGCTAAGCCAGAACTGTGCCGAAATAGGCAAAGATATGGCTTACCTCTTCTTGAAGCGTGACGTGAAGGTCGACCCGGTTGTAAGGTGGTGCCTCTCAGAAGCTCTAATGCGAATTCGTCATCGAGAGACAGCAAACACGACAAAGCGCCGGCAACATGTATAACGCTTCCACGGATACAAACCGTCTGGCCCAAAAACAGAGCCCCGCTCTGGATGAATTCGTTACCGCAGTCCATAGCAAGAGGTGCACCTGCGGTTCGGCCCTGACTTTAACACGATGAATTACCCCGGTCAGTCACGTTCAGGCGACTAGGCGCCACGTGTTTCTGtgcgtggaggcgcttctTCAATCTCTCCAGAAGGGCTGCTCATAATACCCGACAGCTTTTGCGCACTTGCTCTGGGAAAAACTGCCATAAGGCTGACCTGCGGCACGTCGACTTGCACTTCCGTGCGCTGTCCTTCGACGTGCCTCTTCCCCGTCAGCAAAGCGAGAAGACTAGCGACTTGTGCCAtagctgcggctgcggctacCGCCATAGCTGCGGTTACTGCCATAGTTGCGGCTACTGCTATGGCTGCTTCTACTGTCATGGCTGCGGCTACTGCCATGGCTGCGGGTGCGGCTACCGCCATAGCTGCGGTTACTGCCATGGTTGTTGCTACTGTCATGGCCGCTGCTACTGCCATGGCTGCGGGTGCGGCTACCGCCATAGCTGCGGTTACTGCCATGGTTGTTGCTACTGCCATGGCTGGGGCTACTGCCATGGCTGCGGGTGCGGCTACCGCCATAGCTGCGGTTACCGCCATAGTTGCGGCTACTGCCATGGCTGCTTCTACTGCCATGGCTGCGGCTACTGCCGGGGCTGCTGCTACTGCCATGGCTGGTGCTTATGCCATGGCTGGTGCTTATGCCATGGCTGGTGCTTATACCATGGCTGGCGCTTCTGCCATGGCTGGTGCTTCTACCATGGGCTTCGGCTGCTCTCCTAGCTCCGGCTGCTGCCATGGCTGGGGCTACTGCCATGGGTCGGGCTGCTGCTCTGtccgtcttcgccctcccaTTGAGAAACCACGGATGACCGAGCCAACCGCGGTCGTTCTGGTGCCGCTGACCAAGTGCGGCGCTACCGGGCTCGAGGGCCCGCTGTCTTCAGCCTCACCTTCCTGCAGAATTCCGCGGGATTCCcgacctgcgccgccggATCCGCTATGTGGTAGGAGACTTGAGAGGGCGCCCTGACGGTGCCCGGTGCCAGCCCGCGGTCGGTTTGCCTCCGCAGCTTGTTGATGTCCCCCACTCGGCTCGCGCCTTGGATGTGGACTGCCAATAGAGGCAGAAGAGTGACACCCATCAGGCGAGGGGATAGTTGATTGTGGATGCGATCGTCCAGCCACGGGGCTGCCGCCCGATGTCGTGGGGAGGACGGGATGATATCTCCCTGCTATTTTCCATCCTGATAGGCGAACAAGACGGACAACTGGGAGCTTCAGGGGGGGACGCTCTGGATCTGAGGGAATGACACCAAGCCACGAAAATACGGAAACCTATCAAGCTGCAACTCAGGCAGTTCCGCACTCGCCACCAGTGGTGCAGGGTTTCCGCTAGACGCCAAGTTTGCAGGGTCTCTGCATGTGGCCACTGGAGTAATAGATGACctgcgtccgcctctgctgctctgGTGAGCGTATGTGACGAGATAACTGTTGGCACGCAGTGCTGGCGCACTTCTCTGTTGACTCGTAAACTCTTATCCTTCGAACCCAAATACCACAGTGTCCTCTAAGCGACGGCACCGTTCTGCCGTGAATCCATCGCGGGCCTATGAGGCAGAGGCATGGTCAGTGTTGGCGTgagcgcagcagcctcaGTACGGGGTACTCACCATCGGGAGCATCCGAAGCACCTGCTAGCAGCGTCTTTGGCCATAGCGTACACGCATCGTACGCCTTATCTCCCGCCAGGACAACATAAATCAACGAAATCATTAAGGCGTTCGTCCTGCCTGTTGCATAGTGTTTGAGGACACGGCACGAACGCTCGGGGATCTGCATTGGTGCAGCCAATCGAGACGCATCGACTTGGTTACACAAACCTTCAGTGTGCAGACAGTGGCATGCTGGGCAGCATGCTAAGCATCAAGATATAACTTAAGAGAATTCGCCACGCACCTCAACGACCCACAGCCTGTGTGAATAATCCGGGCTGCCGGATCCCAATTGACCAGTTCTTTACGCTGGCAAGGCGTCTCAACGGAGTAGAGCGAGGTGGCACGGCTGCGTCGACCCCTGGGAGAACGACGCGTCGCGGTTGACGCGGTTGACGCCCCCGTGTTGCTCCTGTGCCCACTTAAAAATGCAGATAACGTCTTCTGATCTTAAGATAAATTGCAGCCGAAGTGTCAACGCAGCGCTTCGCGCAGCGGCCCATGCCCACCAACTTGTTTGATGAGAGACAGTCCACAAACTGCTTTCGACGTGCGTCGGGTCAAGCGGGGTCGGGAACCCCACAGTATAGCCGGTGAAAGGGAACCCGGCAGCAGTTCATTTACACGCGATGACATCGGCGACACTTCTGACAACCTCTCGCAGCCAACGCCCTCGAGCGGTTCATCACATTGCGCGAGATTACCAATTTTCCTACGCTGGTGCGAATTAGAGAGACGCCCAGGCGTCAAGGAAAGAAAGGTACTTAAACCTCAGACGCGTAGGCAACAGTCGTGCTAGCCATCATAACGTAGCCGTCGTTTCTACACCGTGTTGTAGTGCGCTGCGCTTCCGGGAAATTGCCAGCGAGTAGATGGCTGAGACAACGTTTTCTTAGTCAACTGTAAGACCATGTCAACGCGAACACAATTCGACGATCGCGTCCACGCATCCAGCATTACGTCTCCTGCAAAGAGAAGATGTTATTAGCATCGCACTCAGACAAAGGCACGCAaaaaaatgagcgcatgtaaactagtcttaaacacaccgctcgtcacgtaacaaatctcaaatcgtactgtagattttatacGCGGGGCTCTGCAACTCAGTCTCGCGGGGCGCATTTCTAGTACATCCACTAAACAGAAGCCTCTCGTGAGGACAGCCGGACCCGGAGAGCAGAAACTGCAAGGGGGTCAAAGATTTCTTTCAGTCGTGCACTTGCGGTGTAGGGTTTTGGGTATATTTTGCTTCATATATATTTTTGCGTCCGGTCATCCGTAGCCGCAACATGGCTTGTCGGTGAGCGTGCGCCAACAAGAAGCGGTGCAAGATGCCACAGCCACGGAAACGCAACTACGGGAAACGGCTTCAGTGCCACGACTGGCGCTGCTGTTTCGTGGCGTAAAAAGGCCATGCAGGGGCCTTGTTGTACCCTGGTTGTCACACATGGACAGCCCTGCGGAGTTTCCGCGACGACACTAGGTGTCTTCGAAGGGGCCGTGCTTTCGCTGCCATCGGAGAAGGTAGCTCACGAATATCACAGAGCAAGTCCCGCTGTATCTTCCTCAAAAGTATGGCGGCGTCCCTAGCTGGGTACTTTTACAAGTCGCATTATTACGCGGTTGAGAAGAGACCCTCTTGCATGCAACTGGTCACACAGCCGGCGAACCTCGCCTCTCTATACATACAAGCGTGTTACATAGGCACGTAGAAGCCAGTAGTGACGCAAATCCGATTCCTGTGTCGCCGTTACTAGCAACTGGCTTTTCAGAAAAAATGCAGCATACGCGGTAAGAGTGACCCTTCATGAAAACAAGTCCTCCCAGTGACTAATGCATAGTATGTACTAGAGTTTGGCAGCATTCATCGTATGCGCAAGAAAGTACCTGGTGTCTCTTTCCCTCAGACCGCATTTAGCCAGCCATTCTACGCTCCTGAGCATGCATGCAACGCTGCCTGTCGTGTCTGCAAGCCATGAATCGCTCGGCTTCTTTCTCTTGCGTCCGTGCTTTTTCGGCTCTCGTCtgctttctccttctttttttccgcgccgAGTAAACGGGCACTGGCTACCTCAAGTTCCAACCTCTCACAGTGTTGAGGGTGTCTACTCGGCAAGGTGTGCAGCTCACGGCCGTGGTGTCTGCGCTGGAAACCAGCTGTTTTCCGGGCGGCCGTTAAGTCTCGTTTTGCTTTTGTGTTTCTGACCACAAATAGGCTGGCGAAGCCTCGCGAAAATAGGCTTTTTGCTGGTGAAGCCGTGCGTGAGCTGGTTGGTCTCCACCATCTTacgtgtgtgtctctttcCCGAATCAGAGCCGTACGCTCCACCGCGTCGCGAAAAGAGCTGTCGACGTTAAGGATATCATCTTTCAGCATCGGGCAACGCGATGCACTCTACCTGTCTTCGACAAGCATGCATGTGCCTCCGGATGTTAGCTTGCGTGGGCATTCTTCAGGGCAATATGTACTCTCTTATTTCTTCTGCTTGTCCCTGCATGCACCCTGAAAATCTTTCCTTGCCGTTGAGTCTTGCGAGCCACTCGTTTTCTAAGCTCTCTCCCCATCACTACGACGAACGCACACCGGGGCAGGTGCTACGCACTGATGAAGAGATGCACGTGCTTGCATTTGTTGCGTCTGCCGATGTCACAACGCCACCACAGGCCGCTTCGTCATGAGCGCGCGCACACTGGCTCATTTTTCTGGCCTATCCGCCATCGCGACTCGACGTAAAGCTCCATTGTAGTCGCAGGTCCTGTTTGTTCGTTGGAGCGGCGCCGGTGGAGAGTGTTTGCGCGTAGTCGCGGATATTCAGACGGGTTTCAGGTGCCGTGGCGTCGGGTCTCTCTTCGAGCTGAGGTCTCCTGTCTACCCGAGCAGCATCTCAGTTGTGCTTATCTGCATCGTGCTGCGCAGACGGAGCGGAGTCGTGGAAAAGCAGATTTTCCCACTTCCACGATGGAGCTTCTTCCTTCGCCCTCCCCGCACCGCCCGCGGGTCATCtacggcgcgagcgcgcccaggccaccgcagaggccgacggCGCACGAAGGGAAGGGAGCAACGGAGTGCGACATTCTCCTGAACTCGCTTTTGCAGGAAGagcgtcgcgcagctgcgtacGAGGAAGAGGTCGACGCATTCCTCTCCGTCTTGCTGGGTCAGCGAGAGGTTCGGGAGAGGCAAGAAGAAGTCCAGGTCGAGCTACTCTGCGACTTccgccagcagcagacgcagctgaCATCAGCCACGGGGAACGTGCGAGAGCGGCTGAGGCGTGTCGAGGCGCGCACTGCGGCCATGGCTGCTGTCGTCCGCGAGCTGGAAACCGAAAAGCAACACTTGGAGGAAGCCAAGGGCATTGTCAACGGCATTCTCCAACTGAGGACGCTGAAAGGTACGCACCTGTGCGCTTGGTTTCTGCAGAAGCCGGAGACATGCACCTGTGGGCCTGAATCCTCCCGCACCTCCGCAGTGTGGAGATGGCAGacggacgcgcagagagggctCGCTGCGCTCAAGCTGCCTAGCCGTCGGTCTCTCTGCATACACTTATGaccatatatgtatatatacttgCACATTTATATACGTGTGTGGGGTTCTGTAGCGGCGCAGGCTTCTGCGACGGTTGGAAAGCGTCTCGAAGCCTTACAGGCCAGCAGCGC is a genomic window of Besnoitia besnoiti strain Bb-Ger1 chromosome IV, whole genome shotgun sequence containing:
- a CDS encoding hypothetical protein (encoded by transcript BESB_055040); this encodes MAVVAGKVSTPGYRRIEFYAVLELLHFAVVLCGSNVSSMPVTRSQNAPLYGPLDEGRIRARPIYGPYAGTQAPPPPPRVRPVKAWMVRAALGLAEHFPPGSEEKNEYVQSIADIAASVATADSSGRASGGGGRQGSGGEESGGRQPEATPHGSDDDA
- a CDS encoding hypothetical protein (encoded by transcript BESB_055050), with translation MYNASTDTNRLAQKQSPALDEFVTAVHSKSKARRLATCAIAAAAATAIAAVTAIVAATAMAASTVMAAATAMAAGAATAIAAVTAMVVATVMAAATAMAAGAATAIAAVTAMVVATAMAGATAMAAGAATAIAAVTAIVAATAMAASTAMAAATAGAAATAMAGAYAMAGAYAMAGAYTMAGASAMAGASTMGFGCSPSSGCCHGWGYCHGSGCCSVRLRPPIEKPRMTEPTAVVLVPLTKCGATGLEGPLSSASPSCRIPRDSRPAPPDPLCGRRLERAP
- a CDS encoding aquaporin 1 (encoded by transcript BESB_055030), encoding MPGSVASDRNGERVSVVPRDRALGSDDGAPPGPLPHATSRETQSSMDLLHSPPGLPGSGEGRRSVLGNNAFLGQVEDQVPIPRKGAHLNPATSLCVYLTNPLFSTSELLYYFVAQVSGCLCGSLLGLAVLGEMLLSEPPKPFKSYGAQVFREAVPTWWMIYTITVLSYGVSPEKVTDVIVGLCVAGCILSGSLLGATMNPSVSLGVFLSQVATADPNWEPAAVVIGVLAPLLGTCFAILTYYLTHAYHRPMQVRFIHFR